AGGATATCCCTAAGATTAATTTTTACAGACTCTTTTCCAAAGGGCAGTTCTATGTACTGTGCATCAAAGGCTAAAACCTTCTTGCAACGGTTCAAGGCCTGTTCCACACGTTTATATGTAATAGGCTTAATCAGATAGTGTGTTGCAGCAACCTCAAATCCTTCACCTTTGTGATCCAAGCTGGAGGTTGTGAAAATAATTTTGCAGTCCTCATCAGTTTCCCTTATTTTCTCTGCAACTTCAACTCCGTCTATACCTTTCATATATATGTCCAGAAATACAATTTTATATTTTTCCTCTGAAAAAGACGACAACATTTCTTCACCACTGTCAAACTCAACTACTTCTATATTTATAAAATTATTTTTTGCATACTGCAGTATGTACTCGCACAGCAATGTACGATCAAATCTTAAATCGTCGCAAATAGCTATTTTCATCGTAACCTTCCTAAGATGACTTAAAAATAATAATTGGTATATCCTTCCTGTTAAAATTATAACATGAAAGATTTGTTTTTTTCAATCGTATTGCACTTTTTGCCGTCGAATTGCACATACCGCTTCACTTTTGTCCAAAATACTGATATGATTAGCCTTGATAAGAAAACGGGTATGGAGGGGATATTTTAGAGATATACTAATCAAAGTTATCATTATGCATATAGTTACCTTATTTAAAAGCTTTCTTTAAGTAAATTTAAATGTTTTTACTAAAAGATTAATAATGGTGTTTACAGCAAAATTTCAAACAAAGAGGCGAGGCAAATTGGATAGAATTAAGAAACTACGGTTAAGACCTATTGTAAATTTTAAGGTTGTCACCATTTTGCCAGATAACAAAATCACCATATGTGAAACAGGTAATCAGGCAAAAGTAGGCAATAAAGAGTTTCCTACACTGGAAAAGGCACTTAATTCCATAGATAGCCCGGAAGAAACTACTATCACTCTGCTCGCAGATGTGAACCTTGGTGAATCTACGCTGACACTGGGTACTAATACTAATATAGTCCTTGATTTGGCAGGTCATAAAATCACCAGTAGAAATTTTGACGGTACAATATATCTGGAAGGTGCATTAACTTTAAAAGACTCCAGCGAAAAGGAAACTGGCGTAATTGAAAATTTATATCCAAAAGGTATGGGAATCTATTTTAATAGATCCGGTGTTCTTAAACTTGAAGGTGGAACAATAAAAGGCTATAGTGCATTATACAATTGGAGTAATACTCCCGCGCCTTTTGTAATAATGAACGGCGGAACATTGAAAGGCAGTTGGTACGGAATATCATATCTTGACGCATCAAATATAATAATAAACAATGGCACAGTGCAAGGCGGAGTTATGGCTTTTAATAATTGGGGTAAATCTAAGCATTCATTTTACATTGGAGAATCCAGTTACATAAAAAAGGGTGCATTGCTACACAATGGTATAGCTAAGAAATATGATGCTACTGAAAATATTGTCATAGTTAAAAACCAATATGAAATTGTTAATTCGTTTTTTACACATAGTACTATTTCCTCTTCTTTTTCATTGGCTTAACTTATGGCTTGATTAGTTACAAAATACCTGGTAAAAATATCGTCCGGTTAGGAAGTTGAAACTCCTAAACCGGACCTTTTTATATTGTTCAAATTACCACTTCTCGAATAAAAAAATTAATAAAGCAAATAATTTTTATATCTTATATTTTTGTATAGGGTTAATATTTCTCTTTTCATAATAATAATTATACTTGGAGGTAGATATGAATAAAAAAGATGCACAATTAGACGGACGTGATAACAGGCGGAGGACAGCCTACAGGCCCACAGACAACGAGGGAACGGCAGCCTGGACAAATGAGGCCACAAAGCAAAAGCACACTAATGTTGTAATTCCTAAAATTGAAGGTGTTTCAGAAGCAAAAAGCTGGGTAGATAATGGAAGTAAACTTTAATTACGGGGGTGTTTTTTAAATGTCAAAAATCAAAATGACGGTTGACGGTAATACTGCAGCTGCATATATTTCCTATGCCTTTACCGATGTCGCTGCAATCTATCCCATAACACCATCATCAAACATGGCAGAGTCAGTTGACGAATGGTCTGCCAAAGGCAAAAAAAATATTTTCGGACAAAAAGTCCGGGTAGTTGAAATGCAGTCAGAAGCAGGCGCTGCAGGTGCCCTTCATGGTTCACTTCAGGCAGGCGCACTTACTACTACATTTACTGCTTCCCAAGGCTTGTTATTGATGATTCCGAATATGTACAAGGTTGCTGGGGAACTGCTGCCTGCTGTTTTCCATGTCAGTGCAAGAGCTATTGCAACCCATGCACTCTCCATATTCGGAGATCATCAGGATGTAATGGCAACAAGACAAACCGGGGTAGTCATGCTGGCTTCAGGTTCAGTTCAGGAAATAATGGATTTGGCACCTGTAGCCCATTTGGCTGCAATTAAAGGAAGACTTCCTTTCCTTCATTTCTTTGACGGATTCAGAACATCTCATGAAATACAGAAAGTCGAAGCACTTGAATATGAGGATCTGGCAAGTCTAGTTGATTATGAGGCAGTAAAGGAATTCAGAGACAGAGCCTTGTCTCCTAACCATCCTGTTACAAGAGGTACAGCTCAAAATCCGGATGTTTATTTTCAGGGTCGTGAAGCGTCTAATCCTTTTTATAACGATATTGTTGGTATTGTTGAGGATTATATGAATAAGGTTGGGGCTCTTACAGGCCGTAAACATGGCCTTTTTGATTACTATGGAGCACCTGATGCCGAAAATATAATTGTTGCAATGGGTTCAATTACAGATGTTGTTGAAGAAACAATTGATTACATGAATAGTCAGGGTAAAAAGTACGGACTCGTAAAGGTTCACCTTTATAGACCATTTTCTGTAAAACACCTGCTTAATGCAATCCCTAAAACAGTTAAAAAAATAGCTGTTCTGGACAGGACAAAAGAACCGGGTTCTGTAGGAGAGCCTTTATATCTCGATGTTAAAACTGCATTTTACGATGTTCCCAATGCCCCTGTTATCGTAGGAGGAAGATTTGGTCTTGCTTCAAAGGATACTACCCCTGCGGATATCAAGGCAGTATATGACAATCTGGAACAGCAGAATCCTAAAAACCAGTTCACTATCGGTATAGATGATGACGTTACTCATACATCACTGCCAGCAAATGAAAAAATCAATGCAGAACCAAAGTCATCAATAAGATGTAAATTCTGGGGACTTGGTTCTGATGGAACTGTAGGAGCAAACAAACAGGCAATAAAGATTATAGGTGATCATACCGAGAAATATGCTCAAGGTTACTTTGCTTATGACTCAAAGAAATCAGGCGGAGTTACCATGTCCCATCTCAGGTTTGGAGATGAGCCGATCAAGTCTGCTTACCTCATAAATGAGGCCGATTACATTGCTTGTCATAATCAATCCTACGTAAACCAGTACGATTTGTTGAAAGGTATTAAAAAAGGCGGTATTTTTGTTTTAAACTGCCTGTGGGATGAAAAGGAACTGGAAGATCATCTTCCCGCTGAAATAAAACGGCAGATTTCAAGAAACAATATACAGTTCTATACAGTTAATGCAACAAAGATTGCTGAAGCCATAGGTCTTGGAAACAGGATAAACATGATAATGCAGGCTGCTTTCTTTAAGCTTGCCAATATTATTCCTCTGGACGATGCCATAAAATATCTCAAGCAAGCTGTTGTTAAGAGTTACGGCAATAAGGGCGAAAATATCGTTAAGGTTAATCATGAAGCAATAGACAAGGGTATTGACGCTATAGTCAAGATAAATGTCCCTGACAGTTGGAAGGATGCACAGGATACTTCCAACACTGACATTAAAGAGCCGGCATTTATAAGTGAAATCATGAGGCCTATGAATGCAATGAAGGGTGAAGATCTTCCTGTAAGTGCATTTAAGGGAATTGAGGACGGAACTCTACCAAACGGAACCTCGGCATATGAAAAACGAGGCATTGCAGTTAACGTTCCCGAATGGATACCAGAAACCTGTATTCAGTGTAATATCTGCTCTCTGGTATGTCCTCATGCGGTTATCAGGCCTACTTTGGCTACCGAAGAAGAGTTAAAGGATGCACCTGAATCCTTTGTTACCAAAAACGCTGTGGGTAAAGGAACGGAAGGATACCAGTTCAGAATACAGATAAGTCCTATGGACTGTACAGGCTGCGGCAACTGTGCTGACGTGTGTCCGGCTAAGCCAAAAGCTCTTGTTATGAAAAAGCTTAGTACCCAGACTGAACGGGAAATACCTAACTATGACTATGCAACCAGAAAAATCGGTTATAAAGGCGGTAACTTTGGAAATAAGACTATTAAGGACAGTCAGTTCAGAAAACCTTTAATGGAATTCTCCGGAGCATGTGCCGGCTGTGGTGAAACACCATATATTAAGCTTATAACACAGCTTTACGGTGACAGGATGATGATTGCAAATGCAACAGGTTGTTCATCAATATGGGCTGCCTCATATCCTACAAGCTCATATACGGTAAACCATGAAGGCAAGGGCCCTGCCTGGGCAAATTCCTTATTTGAGGATAATGCCGAATTCGGTTACGGTATGTACCTTGGTGTAAAACAAATAAGGGAACGTCTCAGAGATGTTGCCAATCAGCTTTTGGAGCTTGACATTGAGGAAAGTCTAAGACCTTTATTATCAAAATGGCTGGAAAGTGTTGAGGACGGTGCAGCCTCAAAAGGAGCCAGTGAAGACTTAATTAATGCTATACAGAGCTATTCAAATAAAGACCAGAAACAAATGCAGTTGGTTAATGAGCTTCTTGACAAGAAGGATTATCTTGTTAAACGTTCAATATGGGTAGTAGGCGGAGACGGTTGGGCTTATGATATAGGCTATGGCGGACTCGACCATGTTCTCTCTACCGGAGATGACATTAACATGCTTGTATTTGATACTGAAATTTATTCAAACACAGGTGGTCAGGCTTCCAAGGCAACTCCTACATCCGCTATTGCCAAGTTTGCTTCTTCCGGTAAGAAACAGGCTAAAAAGGATCTTGCCGCACAAATGATGACCTACGGTAATGTATATGTTGCACAGGTTGGAATAGGTGCAGATAGGAACCAGATGCTCAAGGCCATTGCTGAAGCCGAAGCATACAACGGGCCTTCCATTATTATTGCATATTCTCCATGTATAAGCCATGGAATCAAGGACGGCATGGGAAGAAGCATAGCAAATTCAGCGGCCGCTGTATCAGCCGGATACTGGCATTTGTTCAGGTATAACCCTGATTTGAAGAAGGAAGGAAAGAATCCGTTTATACTGGATTCAAAAGAACCTAAGGAAAGCTTCAAGGAATTCCTGATGTCACAGGTTAGATATTCATCTCTTGCTAAGATGTTTCCTGAAGAGGCTGAAGACTTGTTCTCCCGTGCAGAAGAACATGCACAAGAAAAGTACCAGCGTTTAAAGCGTATGGCGGAGCAATAGGAATATCAGCTAAAAATAAGCCCCCTCGGCCAAGCCGGGGGGCTTATTTGCGTGTATAGCACAATTTATGAAACCTTGAACGACCCACCTGTTAGCTTCAGAAAATAATCTTCCAGAGTGTCATTCTTGACGCTTATTTCACTCACCTCTACACCATTTTCGGATAACATACGGTTGAAGGTGGAAGATTCGTTCAGCTTTTCATAAATCCTTATAACCCCTTGTTCAATAACCTTATAATCCGTAATTCTCATTTTTTCAAGAAGGAATGACGCCTTCTTGTCATCGCCTGTCTTAATTTGAATATAGCTTCTGCTCTTCTTTTTAAGAGACTCAAAATCAATTTCCTCCAATAATGTTCCCTCATGTATTATTCCTATTTTTGAAGCTATCTGCTGTATCTCACTAAGTATGTGTGAAGATACCAGAACTGTAATCTTTCTCTTCATGGAAAGGTCTTGAATTAATTTGCGGATTTCCTTTATTCCCACTGGATCAAGACCATTTGTAGGCTCATCAAGTATCAATAATTCCGGCTTATGCAGCAGTGCCCTTGAAATTCCAAGTCTCTGTTTCATTCCAAGGGAAAAGCCCTTGACCCTTTTGTTTCGTACATCTGTCATACCCGTTATTTCAAGGGCTTCTTCAAGATAACTTTTATTTGTGACACCCATAAGCCGTCTATGTATCTCCAGATTTTCAACTGCTGTCAGGTTTGGATAAAAGCCGGCAGTCTCAATTACCGAGCCTATTCTACCGTAATGTGCATGCTGTCCTACTGAAATCCTCTCTCCGAACAGAAAAACCTCTCCCTCTGTTGGCTTTATGAGTCCCATTATCATTCTGATGGTTGTTGTCTTGCCAGCTCCGTTCTGACCGAGAAAACCATATATATCGCCCTTGGCAACATTCATATTTACACCGTTTACAGCTTTTTTATTTTTATATAATTTCGAAAGATTATTAGTTTTTAATATATAATCCACATTTACACCCTCCCATTATTCTATTTATACACATCATGCCTTGAATAATAAACAGCACTAATTAAAACCGAAGTTACAAAAACTGCGGCAGACACTGCAAGAATACCTCTTACATCACCTCTGCATATACTTTCTGTCACAAAATAATTATCAACAAGCCTGTTAGGTGTGCAGGTCGGTATAAAAAGACTGTTTTTTATATTTATAAAACACATATATGAAATAAAGTAACCCATCCCGGTAAAAATACTTGTTCCGACTGATTTGACCAACAGACATATAAATGATGTCAGCGGAACAAGAACAAAATTAAGACCAGCCAGGATAAAGATCAGCCTTATAAGTTTTAATATCAGTTTCCATTCAGGAACACCAATAAACACAATACCAAATAAGAAAGCAGATACCAGAAATGAAATATACAAGCATATACTAAAAATTAACATTACTGCTTGTTTTGACGTAAAAAGCTTTATCTTTGAAACAGGATATGTAAACAATATGCCTATAGTACTTTGCTGATACTCACCAGATATAACGTACCCTGTTATTACTGCAATAATGAACAGTGCCACAAGGTTTATACCGTTCAGACCTGCCGCCGCAAAGCTGTCCCATGTTACAACAGATTTTTGTGATGTTACAAGGAGCATTGCAGTGCCTGCCGTAAGAAACCCTCCTATTGCAATCATCCAGAAGATCGGTGTTCTCTTGTATTTTATCAGCT
This region of Clostridium sp. BNL1100 genomic DNA includes:
- a CDS encoding LytTR family DNA-binding domain-containing protein, translated to MKIAICDDLRFDRTLLCEYILQYAKNNFINIEVVEFDSGEEMLSSFSEEKYKIVFLDIYMKGIDGVEVAEKIRETDEDCKIIFTTSSLDHKGEGFEVAATHYLIKPITYKRVEQALNRCKKVLAFDAQYIELPFGKESVKINLRDILYIEAVRNGVVITTEFEEYKIHMPMAKICDFITDKRFLRSHRGFIVNMQHIIATKESEFVLKNSSTVPIRQSGRKEIKCAYMHYVIESHKEIQSSDAII
- a CDS encoding DUF3787 domain-containing protein, which codes for MNKKDAQLDGRDNRRRTAYRPTDNEGTAAWTNEATKQKHTNVVIPKIEGVSEAKSWVDNGSKL
- the nifJ gene encoding pyruvate:ferredoxin (flavodoxin) oxidoreductase → MSKIKMTVDGNTAAAYISYAFTDVAAIYPITPSSNMAESVDEWSAKGKKNIFGQKVRVVEMQSEAGAAGALHGSLQAGALTTTFTASQGLLLMIPNMYKVAGELLPAVFHVSARAIATHALSIFGDHQDVMATRQTGVVMLASGSVQEIMDLAPVAHLAAIKGRLPFLHFFDGFRTSHEIQKVEALEYEDLASLVDYEAVKEFRDRALSPNHPVTRGTAQNPDVYFQGREASNPFYNDIVGIVEDYMNKVGALTGRKHGLFDYYGAPDAENIIVAMGSITDVVEETIDYMNSQGKKYGLVKVHLYRPFSVKHLLNAIPKTVKKIAVLDRTKEPGSVGEPLYLDVKTAFYDVPNAPVIVGGRFGLASKDTTPADIKAVYDNLEQQNPKNQFTIGIDDDVTHTSLPANEKINAEPKSSIRCKFWGLGSDGTVGANKQAIKIIGDHTEKYAQGYFAYDSKKSGGVTMSHLRFGDEPIKSAYLINEADYIACHNQSYVNQYDLLKGIKKGGIFVLNCLWDEKELEDHLPAEIKRQISRNNIQFYTVNATKIAEAIGLGNRINMIMQAAFFKLANIIPLDDAIKYLKQAVVKSYGNKGENIVKVNHEAIDKGIDAIVKINVPDSWKDAQDTSNTDIKEPAFISEIMRPMNAMKGEDLPVSAFKGIEDGTLPNGTSAYEKRGIAVNVPEWIPETCIQCNICSLVCPHAVIRPTLATEEELKDAPESFVTKNAVGKGTEGYQFRIQISPMDCTGCGNCADVCPAKPKALVMKKLSTQTEREIPNYDYATRKIGYKGGNFGNKTIKDSQFRKPLMEFSGACAGCGETPYIKLITQLYGDRMMIANATGCSSIWAASYPTSSYTVNHEGKGPAWANSLFEDNAEFGYGMYLGVKQIRERLRDVANQLLELDIEESLRPLLSKWLESVEDGAASKGASEDLINAIQSYSNKDQKQMQLVNELLDKKDYLVKRSIWVVGGDGWAYDIGYGGLDHVLSTGDDINMLVFDTEIYSNTGGQASKATPTSAIAKFASSGKKQAKKDLAAQMMTYGNVYVAQVGIGADRNQMLKAIAEAEAYNGPSIIIAYSPCISHGIKDGMGRSIANSAAAVSAGYWHLFRYNPDLKKEGKNPFILDSKEPKESFKEFLMSQVRYSSLAKMFPEEAEDLFSRAEEHAQEKYQRLKRMAEQ
- a CDS encoding ABC transporter ATP-binding protein; this translates as MDYILKTNNLSKLYKNKKAVNGVNMNVAKGDIYGFLGQNGAGKTTTIRMIMGLIKPTEGEVFLFGERISVGQHAHYGRIGSVIETAGFYPNLTAVENLEIHRRLMGVTNKSYLEEALEITGMTDVRNKRVKGFSLGMKQRLGISRALLHKPELLILDEPTNGLDPVGIKEIRKLIQDLSMKRKITVLVSSHILSEIQQIASKIGIIHEGTLLEEIDFESLKKKSRSYIQIKTGDDKKASFLLEKMRITDYKVIEQGVIRIYEKLNESSTFNRMLSENGVEVSEISVKNDTLEDYFLKLTGGSFKVS
- a CDS encoding ABC transporter permease, whose protein sequence is MFLNLIYTELIKYKRTPIFWMIAIGGFLTAGTAMLLVTSQKSVVTWDSFAAAGLNGINLVALFIIAVITGYVISGEYQQSTIGILFTYPVSKIKLFTSKQAVMLIFSICLYISFLVSAFLFGIVFIGVPEWKLILKLIRLIFILAGLNFVLVPLTSFICLLVKSVGTSIFTGMGYFISYMCFINIKNSLFIPTCTPNRLVDNYFVTESICRGDVRGILAVSAAVFVTSVLISAVYYSRHDVYK